The proteins below come from a single Miscanthus floridulus cultivar M001 chromosome 1, ASM1932011v1, whole genome shotgun sequence genomic window:
- the LOC136499147 gene encoding indole-2-monooxygenase-like: protein MRSIAMANLAHQLALVHDELRSPRAWMLLLFCVLLARYSLATFSDRRARKRQAQAQLDDDNLLLPPPSPPALPVLGHLHLVGSLPHVSLRRLARKHGSDVMLLRLGAMPVLVVSSPRAAEAVLRTHDRVCASRPYSLVAEVVMYGPSDVGFVPYGDYWRRARKLITTHLLTVRRVQALRIAREQEVSAVMARIGEAAAAGAAVDMGELFGSFANDLACRAVMGKSFRGEGRNKLFRELVSDTSPLLGGFNVEEFFPFLARFGVLSRAVRAKSKRLRRRWDEQLDRLIQDHESSVPSNPSKDDNEVDFIHILHSVRHEYGLTREQMKAILLDVFLGGIGTGAAALEFTVAELMRNPDAMKKLQAEVRSVVPRGQGAVVSDDNLRDMAYLKAVVKESLRLHPPTPILTAHFTMDSCSVDGFAVPAGVSVLVNSWAISTDARFWEDPEAFAPERFLDGGSAAGIDFRGADFRLLPFGSGRRMCPGVNFGVASVEAMLANLVHRFDWELPQGKAACDIDMAEVFGIVLQRKHKLFLVPRLLV, encoded by the exons ATGAGATCAATTGCCATGGCAAACCTAGCACATCAGTTGGCGTTGGTGCATGACGAGCTGAGGTCTCCAAGAGCATGGATGCTCCTCCTCTTCTGCGTCTTGCTCGCACGCTACTCTTTGGCCACGTTCAGTGACAGGAGAGCGAGGAAGAGGCAGGCGCAGGCGCAGCTAGACGACGACAACCTTCTCCTACCGCCGCCTTCGCCTCCAGCTCTGCCCGTCCTGGGCCACCTCCACCTGGTGGGCTCGCTCCCGCACGTCTCCCTCCGCAGGCTCGCCAGGAAGCACGGCTCCGACGTCATGCTCCTCCGCCTCGGCGCCATGCCAGTGCTCGTCGTGTCGTCGCCGCGCGCGGCCGAGGCGGTGCTGCGCACGCACGATCGCGTGTGCGCGTCCCGGCCCTACTCCCTCGTGGCCGAGGTGGTCATGTACGGGCCCTCCGACGTCGGCTTCGTGCCGTATGGGGACTACTGGCGGCGGGCCAGGAAGCTCATCACCACGCACCTGCTCACCGTCAGGAGGGTGCAGGCGCTCCGCATCGCCCGCGAACAAGAG GTGAGCGCGGTGATGGCCAGGATTGGCGAGGCTGCGGCGGCAGGAGCGGCGGTGGACATGGGTGAGCTGTTCGGCTCGTTCGCCAACGACCTGGCGTGCCGCGCCGTGATGGGCAAGTCCTTCCGGGGCGAGGGCCGGAACAAGCTGTTCCGGGAGCTCGTCAGCGACACCTCACCGCTGCTGGGCGGCTTCAACGTCGAGGAGTTCTTCCCGTTCCTGGCTCGCTTCGGCGTGCTCAGTAGGGCGGTCCGTGCCAAATCCAAGAGGCTGAGGAGACGGTGGGACGAGCAGCTGGACAGGCTTATTCAGGACCACGAGTCGAGTGTTCCCAGTAATCCTAGCAAGGACGACAACGAGGTTGACTTCATACATATTTTGCACTCCGTTCGACACGAGTACGGCCTCACCAGAGAGCAGATGAAAGCTATCCTGCTT GACGTGTTCTTGGGGGGAATAGGGACAGGAGCTGCGGCACTCGAATTCACCGTCGCTGAGCTCATGCGGAACCCAGACGCCATGAAGAAACTACAAGCCGAGGTACGGAGCGTTGTACCCAGGGGACAAGGGGCCGTCGTCAGCGACGACAACCTGCGCGACATGGCCTACCTGAAAGCGGTGGTAAAGGAGTCGCTCCGGCTGCACCCGCCGACGCCGATCCTGACGGCGCACTTCACCATGGACAGCTGCAGCGTCGACGGCTTCGCGGTCCCGGCCGGCGTGAGCGTTCTGGTCAACTCCTGGGCCATCTCCACGGACGCGCGCTTCTGGGAGGACCCGGAGGCCTTCGCCCCCGAGAGGTTCCTCGACGGTGGCAGCGCGGCAGGCATCGACTTCAGGGGGGCCGACTTCCGGCTCCTGCCCTTCGGTTCCGGGCGCAGGATGTGCCCCGGGGTGAACTTCGGTGTCGCGTCGGTCGAGGCCATGCTGGCCAACCTCGTGCATCGCTTCGACTGGGAGCTGCCGCAGGGGAAGGCGGCGTGCGACATCGACATGGCTGAGGTGTTCGGCATCGTGCTGCAACGCAAGCACAAGCTGTTCTTGGTTCCCCGACTGTTGGTGTAA